A single Ziziphus jujuba cultivar Dongzao chromosome 11, ASM3175591v1 DNA region contains:
- the LOC107433235 gene encoding uncharacterized protein LOC107433235, with product MALTRILGLSVLAAALIPISVFGSISENAVEDEPETGHKFHDPTEIVAKALLCFNDKYIYINCEESYRLNESGDLNVPFDKTDAYCNGPCLDETHLVLDCIDNILTNFLFYNKATIQDIRDTIQAGCGTGSERGKFNVAEHLKAEANNANQIVVGPGLMVILGLGVLL from the exons ATGGCGTTAACAAGGATACTCGGACTCTCTGTTTTAGCTGCAGCTCTGATTCCCATCTCTGTTTTTGGCAGCATATCAG AGAATGCAGTTGAAGATGAGCCTGAAACGGGCCACAAATTTCACGACCCAACTGAAATTGTTGCTAAAGCTTTGCTATGTTTCAATGATAAATAT ATTTACATCAACTGTGAAGAATCATACAGACTGAATGAGAGCGGAGATCTGAATGTCCCATTTGACAAAACCGATGCATATTGCAACGGACCATGTCTCGATGAGACACACCTTGTTCTTGACTGCATAGACAACATTTTAACCAACTTTTTGTTCTATAACAAGGCCACCATACAAGATATTAGAGATACTATCCAGGCAGGGTGTGGCACCGGCTCGGAAAGAG GAAAGTTCAATGTGGCTGAGCATCTTAAAGCTGAGGCAAATAACGCAAACCAGATTGTGGTTGGGCCTGGGTTGATGGTGATCTTGGGACTTGGTGTATTGCTTTGA
- the LOC107433216 gene encoding 3-oxo-Delta(4,5)-steroid 5-beta-reductase yields the protein METAKVALVVGVTGMAGLSIAEALKSPTALGGPWKVIGAARRPLPNWFPTSILDGFITFDATRYEDTLQKLSSVSNQVSHVFWVALQVRENEEANITVNTTMLANVVNVLKSADDQASPSPLTHITLQTGTKHYMGPIFDPTHSSQLIPHDPPFREDSHRLPYPNFYYALEDLVASCPPSVTYSVHRSSIIIGASSRSFFNALLTLSVYAVICKHEGLKFRFPGTRYTWEHFCDMSDARVLAEQQIWAAVTPVAKNQAFNCTNGDIFTWRSVWEVLCHVFGLEFVAFDETDVFDLVELMKERSRVWDHIVQKYGLEETKLEEITCAAALNHVLHFGFQHVCSMNKSREFGFFGHVDTLKSFGFWVERLRKMKILPP from the coding sequence ATGGAGACAGCTAAGGTAGCACTTGTGGTTGGGGTCACTGGCATGGCCGGCTTAAGCATAGCCGAAGCCTTGAAGAGCCCCACCGCCCTCGGTGGTCCATGGAAAGTCATCGGCGCCGCTCGGCGTCCGTTGCCAAACTGGTTTCCAACTTCCATATTAGACGGCTTCATCACCTTCGACGCCACACGTTACGAGGACACGCTTCAAAAACTCTCCTCCGTATCCAACCAAGTTTCACATGTCTTTTGGGTTGCCTTACAAGTCCGCGAAAACGAAGAAGCTAACATCACCGTCAACACCACCATGCTAGCCAACGTTGTTAACGTCCTCAAATCGGCTGATGATCAGGCTTCTCCTTCGCCACTCACTCATATTACACTCCAAACGGGTACGAAACACTACATGGGTCCCATATTCGACCCGACCCATTCATCCCAACTCATCCCTCACGATCCACCGTTCCGCGAAGACAGCCATCGCCTTCCTTACCCGAACTTCTACTACGCGCTTGAAGATCTAGTTGCATCCTGCCCGCCGTCCGTTACGTATTCGGTGCACCGGTCTTCTATCATTATAGGCGCGTCGTCGAGGAGTTTCTTCAACGCTTTATTGACGCTGTCGGTTTACGCGGTCATATGTAAACATGAAGGCTTGAAGTTTCGGTTTCCTGGGACGCGCTACACGTGGGAGCATTTCTGCGACATGTCGGACGCGCGTGTGCTGGCTGAGCAGCAAATATGGGCGGCGGTGACGCCCGTTGCGAAGAACCAGGCATTTAACTGCACAAACGGTGATATTTTTACGTGGAGAAGTGTTTGGGAAGTACTATGCCACGTTTTTGGTCTTGAATTCGTGGCGTTTGATGAGACCGACGTGTTTGATTTGGTCGAGCTGATGAAGGAAAGAAGTAGAGTATGGGACCATATTGTACAAAAATATGGACTTGAGGAAACAAAGTTGGAGGAGATTACTTGTGCTGCTGCGCTTAATCATGTATTGCATTTTGGATTCCAACATGTTTGTAGCATGAATAAGAGTAGGGAATTTGGGTTTTTTGGTCATGTTGATACCCTTAAGAGTTTTGGGTTTTGGGTGGAGAGACTCAGGAAGATGAAAATTTTACCTCCATGA